ATGTGTGACGGGCGAGCGTCAGTACCGGCAGGCCGCAATCGAGGTCTTCGCCGAAACCCGGGATGAAAAACACGTCCGCCTCCGGATAGACGCCCTTTCGGGGCCCGCAGGTGACGACGAACTCGCGCGCGCCGTCCGCGTCCCGCCGGCAATAGGTCTGCGGATGCGGCGGCAACGGCTCGAGCGCGTCGAGGCTGCCTCCGGTCTGCAGTTGCAGCGAGTAGTGATTGCCGCGCAGGACGAGCTGCAGCATCACCAGCTCCCAGAACTGCTGCGCCGGCTGGTCGGCGTTCGGCTGGTCCCCGAGGATGCGGACAAGCCGGTGATCGTTGGCTCGCTCGAGGGTCCCGGTCGAGCGGTCCACCTTGTTCATCGTGAACGGCAGGCAGCTGACGCTCTCCGACAGCTTGCGGGCGCAGGCATAGGCGGCGCCGATCTGCAGCACGCTCTGCTCGGTGACGCTCTCGCCCGCATGGCTCGAGCCGCCGCTGAACTGCGACCAGAACCCGCCATCCGTGAGCCGGATCTTCTTGCCGCGCCACAAGTCGAACAGCCCCATGTCAGGCCGCCCGGATGATCGGGTTGGACAGGAACGCGGAGAGGTCCTCCGGCTTGTCGACCTCGACCGTCATCGACAGCGCGAGGGCGTTGAGCGTCGCGGCCACACCGTCGATGCGGCGCACCGACTTCGCCTTGTTGGGCTTCGCATTGCCGCCCGCGTCGATATCGACGCAGGTGTTGGCGACGTTCCAGTTCATGACCGCATGCCCTCCGTGGACGATCTCGTCGCCGATCACCAGACGTTCGAATTCCGCCGTAGGCGGGCCGAGCGTCATGAAATTCTGCCGGACCTCCGAACACGGGAGGCCGTCATCGATGAAGTGCTGCACCATCTGCTGCGTGTTCCAGGGATCGAACCCGAGCCCCTCGATCACGAACAGTTTGCGCAGCGCCTGGATGTCTGCCTCGACCCGGTCGAAGTCGGTGACTTCCCCCGGCGTGGCCGTGATCAGACCCATGTCCGCCCAGGCCTGGTAATTGACGCCGTCCGACTTCGTCCGCTCCCGGATGTTGTCGGCAGGACACCAGAACTTGAGCGCCAGCACCCATTTGCCAGGCACCGCCGGGTTGTCCGGCGGGAACAGCAGCGCGAGGGCCGACAGGTCGCGCACCTTCGCGAGATCGAGCCCGGCATAGCACCGCGCGCCAACCAGCTTGTGCCAGTCGATCGGATGCTTCCGGTCGTTCCAGTCCTGCTGGCCGATCCAGGCCGTGACACTGTCGGTCCAGATATTGAGGTTCAGCCGCTTGAAGCTGTTTTCCTCGGCCTTCGACTGCTTCGCCTTCCGGTAGGCCTCGCGCAGCGCGGAGAGCTTCGGCGCGCCGTGCTTCAGGCCGGGATTGGCCTTCGCCCAGGTCGCCTCGTCCTCCCAGTTGTCGTTCGCCGCAGCGGCGAAGATCCGGACATACAGGTCCGGCCGGTAGAGCAGTCCCTGGCGCGCCTGCAGGGCGGTCAGGTGCAGCTCGCCGCAGAGGCTCGCCAGGTCATGCCCAGCGGTCGTGATGAACACCGAAAGCGGCTGGCGCCGCGTGCCCTGGGCGGTCGTCATCGCCTCGTACTGGTCGCGGCCCTTCCACTCGTGGACCTCGTCGCCGATCACGCCGTGCGGGTTGAGCCCGTGCTGGCTGCCCTTGCCGAGCGGCACGAAACTGGAATCGCTGGCCTCGTGGGCCATGCCGCGCTTCGTGGTCTCGATGATCGCGGCCAGCTTCGGGTGCTTGCCGACCATCGCGACCGCGTCGTTGTAGACGAGCTTGGCCTGCTTCTCGCTGCCCGCGATCGAGTAGATCTCCGCCGCCGGCTCGTTGTCGCCCACCATCAGGAACAGGGCGATCGCCGAGGCGAGCGTCGACTTGCCGTTCTTGCGAGGCACCTCGATCCAGGCGGTGCGGTGCTTGCGCAGACCGTCCGCGCCGAACCAGCCGAACAGCTGCCGGATAATCCGGCGCTGCCAGGGCGCGAGCTTCAAAGGTTTGCCCGCCCACTCGCCCTTGCGGTGGCGGCAGAAGGTCTCGATCCAGCGGACGGCGCGGTTGCCTTCGTAGGGATCGAAGATCCAGAGCGCGTCCGCCTGGTCGCGGTAGCCCCAGAGCCTCGGCGGCGTGTTCAGCCGCCGGCGCTCGCACACCCGCCGGGCGAAGGCAGCGGCTTCCGGATCATCGGGCGCTGCAAGCCGGAACCTAGTTGAACCGGGCGGGGTCGGCATCGTCGCCGGCCTCGTTTCCGTCCGCCCCCGGAGCATTGAACAGGTCGCCGTCGCCGCCGGAGCGGCCGAGCAGCTTCAGCGTCAGGTTGGCGCGCGCCAGAGGCGACATGCCGAACCGGTCCTCGAGATCCTTGAGCGCGCCGGCCAGGGCGCGGCGCTCGGCGAGCAACGGATGGCGCCGCCACATGGCGCCCGCCTTGCCGTCGCCGTCCTTGGCGATCGTCGGAACGAGGATCGTCGAGCCTTCCGCGCGGATCTGGTTGCTCATGGCCCAGTATTCGGCCACCAGGTCGCAATACCGGGTCAGAGCCTGCCGGTCTGTGCGCTTAACCCGCCCCATCTTGACGAGATCGGGGGCCAGATGCGCCCAAACAGCCCGCGAAGCCGGGCAAAGCTCCTCCGGAATCGACCCGTCCAGCGCCTCTGCAGGCGCCTCGTCCGGGGTCTCGGTCTCAGTGTCGTCAGCGTCAGACATGCCGACTCCAAAAAAAAATCTCCCGGAAATTACCCCGGGCGTAAAAGTTGACTGGGCCGCGGGTCCTGGAACAGGGGGCCCCACGGTTTTTTACCCCCCCCAGCGGGCCCGAAAGCCCGCTTTCCGGGCCTCCGCGAATGCGGTGCGCCACTCCCAGATGCGCACCGGCTCGACCGCGCTCAGCACCGGCAGGCCCAGCTCGAGCGCGGCCGCGTCAAGCGCCAGCTCGCCCCGATCTTCGAGTTCCTGCTTCGGGCCGTCATGCCAGGTCCTGGCCATCGGTACCCAGAGATCCTTGCGCCAGAACAGCCAGCTCAGATTGCAGTGCGGATACCAGTGGTCGAGCGTGTCGGCGGCCACCGTCCGGCCCTCGAGCTTCAGCGACGGCCGGCACAGCGGCTCCCGGCCAAGGACCGTCTTGCGCGCGGCCCGCCAGCGGGTGCCGTAACCGCGGCTGGCCGCCGAGCCGCGCTGGTCATGGTCAAGCGCCGAGCGCTCGCCATAGCTGGCCGGATCGAGGCGGGAAGCGCCGGAGACACGCCCCGGCTTCAGAATGGGCGGCCTGCTGGCCATCATCCGTCCCCTGACAAAGTGGCAGCGCCGTCCGGCTGGCAGTTGCGAGCGCGCCGAGACCAGCGCTGCCAAGGCTTCAGGGTGTGGGCGAGGTGTGCAGAGCCGGTACCGTTGAGGCCCGGCCCGGCGCCGAGGAAGCCAGCGGACACAGCTCTGCAACGTGGCGAAAGAACAGACTTTTCGAGTCCCAAGTCAAGCGACCCCAATCAATCCACAAGGATGCCGAGCTTCGGCGCCACCGCCTCAAGCCCTGTAACCATTACGTTTTGAGCGATAATTCGGCCCTCTGAAAGCCGTATGGCGCCGCAGGCCGTGACGGCCCTCGAAAGGGTCTGGTTGAGCAGAATCACCCTCACCGCCACTTCCACCGCCCACGGATGAATTCCCGCAGAATCCCTGCAGCCATCGGCGAAATCGGCCACCAGACGCCGCGCCCGGCGCACCGAATCAGCCGCCTGCGCCGCGCCGCCATCGGAGGCCTTGCAAACCCTGCGAATCGTCTTGCGGCCCGAATAGCCGCCCGGGCTGCCCGCTGCAGGGGTGCCGAGCGTGCCCCAGAACTCCTCGCCGAGTTCGATCAGGCCGGTGAGGCCCTCGACGGTGCGCATGTTGCCCTTGCCGTCTCCGGCCTGGCCAGAGCGCGCGCCGGGCGTGCCGCCCGCCATGCCGACGAGCTGGACCGCGTCGCGCAGCGCATCGGCGATCTCGAGGTGCACCGGCAGCAGGACCGACGAGCCGCTGACCAGCTCGGCGAACCGGTCGCGGGATTTGCCGCGCCCGCGCCGTTCCAGCTTGTCTGCCCGGGCATTGGCGCGCGCCAGGGCGAGTCGGTAGCGCTGGCGTGTTTCCGCGAGCTGGGCGTCGAGCGTGGCGACGAGGTCATAGGCGCCCGCGCCGAGGGCTTCGCCGCGCTGCGCGCTCAGGCGGGCGAGGCGCAGGGGCAGCGTCTCGACCAGCGGCTTGCGGCGGCGCCGCGCGGGGGGTTTCTGGCCGCTTTTCGCGGCAGGCACCGGAGCGGGCGGCGGCGCGCCCTCGCGGCGCTCCCGGGCGGCCTTGGCGCGGCTTTCGGCCTGCCGGACGTGGGCCGCAAGGGCGCTTTGGCGCTGCGGCGAGAGGGCGAGGGTCAGGGTCGGTCTGGGGCGGGCGCGGGGCATGTTTCGGGGTCACCTCTGGCGGAAAATCGGGAAAATCGGGCGCAAGCACCGCTCAGGGCGGCCCCGTGGCCTCAGAGCCCGCAGCCGCCTCGAAAACGACCCCCGAAAGGCCGCTTTCGGCCGCCCAGGCGGTCAGCGGCGCCAGCCAGTCCCGGCAGAGCGCAAATGCCTCGCGCTCGGAGCGCGCCCGGATCGCCAGCACGCCGTCCGGCGTCACGCGGGCCGGCCGATGCCGGAACGCCGCCACAAAGGCTCGGCAAGCCTCCCGGCCGCCCTCGACATGGCCGAGCACGGTCTCGGGATCGATCAGCAGCCCGCCGGGCGCCGTGGACGCCGAAAACAGCGCTGGGCCTGCCCCAGGCTCCCCCTGAACCGCCTCGGCGCTCTCCACAGGCGCTGCGCTCGCCGTCTCGCGCGCGAAGGGGGTAATCCTTGAGGGGGAAGAATCCTTATTATGGGGGGAGGACAAAATGTCCGGGTTTTGGGACAAAATGTCCGGGTTTTCGGGCGCGCTTTTCACAGGCTTTCCACAGGCCCGATCGGGCAAGGCCGGGCGCGGTGCGAGGTCGCCGAAGGGCAGCTTTTCGCCGTCCGCGAGCCGGTCTGGAGCCTCAGCGGCCAGCACCGCCTCGAAGAGGGCCTCCTGGGCGGCGATGGCGGCCGCAGCGGGCCCGTGGCCCTCGTCGCGGCAGAGGCTGCGCAGGCAGCCGAACACGCGGCGCATGTTGTGCGGTGAAAGCGCCCCGCCGACGAGCCCGGCCGCCATCAGCGCCTTCGCTGCGCCCGCATGGCAGGCCCTCTGGGCGATCTTGACGGCCGCGGCCAGCGGCTCGACCCGTTCCAGCCGCAGCCGGTAGACGGCCGCCCGGCCGCGCCCGAGGGCTTCGAGATTTGCCGCACGAGCCCCTCGAGACGCGGATCGGCCACCAGGGCGGCGAGGATGCGGCGCGCGTGGCGTTCGGTGACGCCGGCGTGCAGCGCCAGGGAGAGCTGCGAGACCGTGGCGAGCCCCGTCTCGTCGTCGGCATAGGTGGCCAGCGCCTCGAGCAGGTCGCGCCGCCCGCCGGATTCCAGGGCGCACCGGCGCAGGGCTTCTCCGAGTTCAAAGCTCATGAAACGGGCCTTTCGGGCATGGCAAAGCGTCCGGCGCCCGCGCAGGGCTCCGGCAAGGGTGGACAGGGTGGAAAATCAGCTCAGGCGGGCGTCAGGAGGTGTCGGATTGCTCCGTAGACTGAAAATCGCCCCAGCTGATCACGACGCCCTCGAAGGGCAGGCCTTACTGCAGCCGGAAGAACGCGAAGAACGCCTCGAGGCTGTCGAATCCGTCCGCAGCCGCGAAGCCGCGGGCCGCCTCACCCCGCAGCCAGCGCCGCTGGTCGAGGAGGATCGCACTCAGGGGCGGCGCCGGGATCAGCACGGTCTCGACGCGCGTGCAGACCGCCTCGCCGAGCTTGCGGCAGGCCTTCGTGCGCATCCCCGTGTAGATCTGCAGCCGGTCACCCGGCTTGCACCGCGCCCGCCGCCGGATCGTCTGCCGCTTCGTGCCGGCGAGAATCTTGTCCTGGAACACGGTGAAATTGAGCGCGACCATCAGCCTTTCGCCTTTCCGCCCGGCGGGTTGGCGTTCACGTAGTCCACGAGCTGCGGATAGAGCGGATGATCGCAGAGATCGACGCGGTACTTGTCTTCAGGGCCCGCGACCTCGGTCGTCAGCGTGACGACCGTCGAGACGGCCCGGCCGGGGATCTCTTTCGTGTTGAAGGCGATGGCGTAGGCCACGCCCTTGCGCTTTTTCATGAACGCTCCTCCAAAGTGCACACCAGCTCGTGCACCCGCGCCGGCGCAACCGCATCGGAGCCGTTGAACCAATCGAAGAAATCGGAAGGCCCGTGGTCACAGCTGTAGAGCGACCGGCGGCGAAGCCAGGTCACGAAATCGGTGAGGTACCAACGCACCGTCTTGTGCGGATGCGCGAGAGTGTACCGGTTCCAGCACCAGTTACCGACCCACTCCTTAGAGCCGTGATAGCCCCACCGCCTGCCAGCAAGCCGGAGGTCCAGCTGCGCTGGATGCCTTCCGTCGAGTCCGTCAACAAAACGCGGCGCGGCGCGGCGGCACTGGAATTCGGCACTGCCGATACTGAGTGCCGGCGCGCCGTGCGCGAACAGACCATTGTCGGGGTCGTTGCAGGCGACATCGAGATAAAGCATCACCCCTCCTGCGGCGGCAGGACGCCGCCATAATCGAGTGTGAAGGCGCGCATGTCGGATTCGGCGCCGAGATAGACCGGCGGCATGCCGCCGCCCATGATCGAGAGATAGACCGTCCTTGTCCGGACGATCTCGGCGACCTCCTCGTCGCTCAGCTGCCAGGCCGAAACGAGCCCGCCCCGGTTGCGGTAGACGTGCAGGTCGCCGACCCGGTCCTCGTCGCCCGGCGGCGCGCGCATAACCAGGTTCGCCCCGGTGATCTGTTTAGGTGTGGCCATTCTGACTCCTCCGGGCTTCCCGGATCGCCATCAGACGATCGACCGCCGTTTCCGGGGCGCCCATCGGCTCTTTCAGCCGCTGCAGGACAGACAGCGCGGCGAGCTGGCGCATCGGGATCTCGACCGCACCCAGCGCGACGGCCCGGGCCCTCACCGACATTGAGATGTCGTAGTGATCACCCTGAAACCAGCTGCGCTTCAGGCCGAGCCGGTCAGCCATCGCGTGCAGCTCGTCGAAACTCTCGGCGATCATATGGCTCATCTTCATGCGGCCGAATTGGCCCATCGGCACGCGGTACATGTCGTCGACGTAGACGGTCATCAGCTCACCTCCGGCCGGGCGTCGTGGATGACGCCGTCAAGCAAGCGGCCGGCAGCCTTCTTGCCGACGCGGTCCATCACCCGGGCCTGGTCTTCGCTGATATCATCCAGAGACCAGGCAAACTCACCGCGCTCGGTGAGGAAGCCTGCCTTCACACATCGCCGCAGCATGATCTCCGCCATGGGTGTACCTTCCACGATGTCATAGACCAGCGGCCCGTCTGTGTGATGCCGATACTCGATCCACTCCCCCCATTGCTTGAAGAAAAAGGGCACGCCCGCCGCGGCGCACTGGTCGCGCAGGGACCGGAACCAATCGGGGTGCGACGGGCGCGCCTGCGGCCCGCTCTCGCCCCCGGCGATGACCCAATCGATCTTTGATGGTGAGCGGACCAGCGCATCAATGCCGGGCCGTTGAACGATCATCCCGCTCGAAAGGCAGTTGACTTCGGCGTCGCGAAATTGATCGCCCGCGTTGATTTGTGCGGCGACGGGGATGCGCGTCAGATCCACCGGCCCCAGCAGGGGCTCGCAGCTCAGGAAACGTTTTGCGGCGGGCACGGCCAGCAGGTGCGGGATGCGCCGGTCGGCTTCGGCCTGGTTCTCGACGGTCGTGCCGAGCCAGACGTTCGGCCATGGCCGTGTGTCCCACTCCCAGGGATGGTTCTCCCAGCAATTGAATGGCGGCAGCATCTTTCGGATGTTATGCGGCCGTTTGGTGAGCAAGAGCCAGATGAGTTCTGGCGTCGCATCGATCAGCGCCCAGAGTGCATCGCGCCAATGCGGCGGCACCTGGTTGTCGAACACGTCCGCAAGGCTCGCGCAGAACACCATCGGCGGGCGGCCATGCTTCGCGCGAAACTCCGCCGCCTGACGGTTCCACTTCAGCGGCTGGCGCCAGTTGTTCTCCGAGGTGCGCTTGCGGTTGCCCGCCCAGAGCTGCTCGCCCGGCCAGTAGCGCGAGGCCTGCGCCTCAGCATAGCAGTTGTCGCACGCGGGCGAGACCTTGGTGCAGCCGATCCACGGGTTGAAGGTGTGGTCGGCCCATTCGATGCGGGTTTCCTCAGCCATCAGTTGGGCGCCTCCGAAGGGTCGAACGCTGGCAGGCCGGCGCCGAAGATCTCGACCTTCAGCGCCTTTAGAGCATGCGCAGCGGCATCGGGGCCGTCGATCAGTCCCGCCTTGGCGAGCCTTCCGGCAAGCATCATGAATCCGGTCGTCAGGACGCTGGCCGCGAGCATCTGCGACCGGTGCTGTTCGCAGCAGGTCTGCGGGAGCTGGGGCCCGATGCCGTCAATGAGCGCCAGAAGGAAGGCGCCTGCGGCGGCATCCAGTGCTTCGCTCGCTGGCCCGTCAGGCCGCTTGACCTTGTGGTCGAAATGCGCCGCGCGCCGCTTCGCCTCACCCATTGGCCACCTCCCGCTCCGCATGCGGAGCTTCCTCGCCATGAAATGGCAGCCAGCCGATCACGCGCCCGCGCCCAGCAGTGAAATGATCATGGCTCCAGCACCAGCCAGCGATCTCCCATTCGTCCACCCCGTCATTGTCGAAAGCGTTTGATCCGATCGTCCACGCCTCGGAGGCGTCATCGAGCGGATGGCGCGCATCCTCCTCGCTGTAGTCGACCAGCAGGCGAAGGATGCGCCCGTCACGCGGCGCGCTATCCAGCGGGCGCGCTGGCACTGCCGGAAATATGCCCTCACCCATTGGCCGCCTCCCGCGCTGCAATCATCGCGTCCGCCAACTCGAACGCGACCGAGGCGAACCGCCCGGCGATCTTGTTTCGATCGATGTAGACGCGCGCGTCTGTCCCGCAGAGACCCGCGAGCGCCTGCCCCGCAAACCAGTCCCGCAAGGACATGCCGGTGGAACCGGCTGTAGGGAACGCGGGGCCACCATCTTTTGAGCGTTCACCCATGAGCCGCCTCCCGCGCTGCCTGACGGTCGAGCCGCTCGACCTCGGCGAGGATCAGCGCCCCGGCCTTGATGCAGTTCTCGCGGTGCGTGCGCGGCTTGAACCAGGCCTGCGCCCACGGCCAGAGCCAGACGATCATCGCCTTGCCCGTGTCATGCAGGGCGCCCCAGAGCGCATAGCGCGCGGCGGCGCGGGCGAGCTGGCCCTCGGTGTAGCGATCGTCGGCCTCCGGCTGGAAGCCTTCCGCCTCGATCTGCCGCTTGCGCTCGAGGAGGATGTCCTCGGCCGCGTTCAGCGTCTCGGCCGGCGCGCCGCCCGGATCTCCGGAGGCGTCGAGCCAGAGCGCCAGCACCCCGTCCTCCGGGACCGGAAAATCCGCCGCGATCCAGAAGCCGGCGAGCGTGTCGCCGTCCTCCTGCAGCTGCCCCTCGAGATAATGCCGCCCGTCGCCGCACGGCACGAACAGGCCCTCCGGCGCGCGGCAGACCGTGTGCTGCCCGTCCGCCAGGCACGGGCCCAGCTCACGCACGACGACCGTCTGGCCGGGTTTGAGTTCTGACAGGCGGGCCTGTCTCAGTCCTTCGGCCATTCGAGCCTCCCTTGCTTGACCGCAGTGTCGATGTCGGAGATCCGCTCAAGCACCGCGAGCAGGCCGAGGCAGAGCGCGGCGGCGTCGGAGATCGCCGGGCGGATGTCGAAGTCGAGCCCGCCATCCCAGAAGCTCTCGGGGTATAGCGCGCGCAGGCGCGCGCCGTGGGCCGGATCGTTATAGTCCGGCGCCAGCGCAATGTCCGTGGACAGATGGCATTGGCCCAAGCGGAACCACCAGCCCGGCAACAGGGCGCGCATGTACCCGCGCGCCGCATTGAAGTCGTGGACCGGCGGCCCGATGTCCCCGAAGCGTGGCCGGTTCGCCTCGGCGGCCGCGGCGTCGAACACGGCCTGCACCTGGGGCGAGACGTCGTACCAGCCCTGCGACAGGCGGCGGATCAGGCGCGCGCGCGTCCCCTTCCCCTCGAGATCGAGCGGCAGGATCTCGCGCAGCGGGTCGGCCTGCAGAATGAGGGAACCTTGGCCCATCAGTCGCCCAGCGCCTCCATGTAGAGGTCGAGCATCATCTGCTTCTCGTCGCGCTCGGCCTCGTCGATCTTCCGTTGGCGGAGGGCCGCGCGCATCGTCGCCGTGTCGAAGCCCAGCGCCTTCGCCTCGGCGAACACTTCCTTGATGTCGTCGGCGAGGCCCTTCTTCTCCTCCTCGAGACGCTCGACCTTGGCGCAGAGCTGGCGCAGCTTCTCGCGCGTCGTGTCGTCCAGCTTGTGCTC
The genomic region above belongs to Acidobacteriota bacterium and contains:
- a CDS encoding phage terminase small subunit P27 family; translation: MSDADDTETETPDEAPAEALDGSIPEELCPASRAVWAHLAPDLVKMGRVKRTDRQALTRYCDLVAEYWAMSNQIRAEGSTILVPTIAKDGDGKAGAMWRRHPLLAERRALAGALKDLEDRFGMSPLARANLTLKLLGRSGGDGDLFNAPGADGNEAGDDADPARFN
- a CDS encoding phage Gp37/Gp68 family protein, whose protein sequence is MAEETRIEWADHTFNPWIGCTKVSPACDNCYAEAQASRYWPGEQLWAGNRKRTSENNWRQPLKWNRQAAEFRAKHGRPPMVFCASLADVFDNQVPPHWRDALWALIDATPELIWLLLTKRPHNIRKMLPPFNCWENHPWEWDTRPWPNVWLGTTVENQAEADRRIPHLLAVPAAKRFLSCEPLLGPVDLTRIPVAAQINAGDQFRDAEVNCLSSGMIVQRPGIDALVRSPSKIDWVIAGGESGPQARPSHPDWFRSLRDQCAAAGVPFFFKQWGEWIEYRHHTDGPLVYDIVEGTPMAEIMLRRCVKAGFLTERGEFAWSLDDISEDQARVMDRVGKKAAGRLLDGVIHDARPEVS
- a CDS encoding terminase large subunit, with product MPTPPGSTRFRLAAPDDPEAAAFARRVCERRRLNTPPRLWGYRDQADALWIFDPYEGNRAVRWIETFCRHRKGEWAGKPLKLAPWQRRIIRQLFGWFGADGLRKHRTAWIEVPRKNGKSTLASAIALFLMVGDNEPAAEIYSIAGSEKQAKLVYNDAVAMVGKHPKLAAIIETTKRGMAHEASDSSFVPLGKGSQHGLNPHGVIGDEVHEWKGRDQYEAMTTAQGTRRQPLSVFITTAGHDLASLCGELHLTALQARQGLLYRPDLYVRIFAAAANDNWEDEATWAKANPGLKHGAPKLSALREAYRKAKQSKAEENSFKRLNLNIWTDSVTAWIGQQDWNDRKHPIDWHKLVGARCYAGLDLAKVRDLSALALLFPPDNPAVPGKWVLALKFWCPADNIRERTKSDGVNYQAWADMGLITATPGEVTDFDRVEADIQALRKLFVIEGLGFDPWNTQQMVQHFIDDGLPCSEVRQNFMTLGPPTAEFERLVIGDEIVHGGHAVMNWNVANTCVDIDAGGNAKPNKAKSVRRIDGVAATLNALALSMTVEVDKPEDLSAFLSNPIIRAA
- a CDS encoding ASCH domain-containing protein — encoded protein: MVALNFTVFQDKILAGTKRQTIRRRARCKPGDRLQIYTGMRTKACRKLGEAVCTRVETVLIPAPPLSAILLDQRRWLRGEAARGFAAADGFDSLEAFFAFFRLQ
- a CDS encoding DUF4031 domain-containing protein, with the translated sequence MTVYVDDMYRVPMGQFGRMKMSHMIAESFDELHAMADRLGLKRSWFQGDHYDISMSVRARAVALGAVEIPMRQLAALSVLQRLKEPMGAPETAVDRLMAIREARRSQNGHT
- a CDS encoding DUF2312 domain-containing protein, encoding MAPVTLTEGQLKQVAEKLERRGKAVSNKEQRKRTSAAHAEHKLDDTTREKLRQLCAKVERLEEEKKGLADDIKEVFAEAKALGFDTATMRAALRQRKIDEAERDEKQMMLDLYMEALGD